The Siniperca chuatsi isolate FFG_IHB_CAS linkage group LG2, ASM2008510v1, whole genome shotgun sequence genome window below encodes:
- the wdr77 gene encoding methylosome protein 50, with amino-acid sequence MKSAVDTSMIKENRWNIPPNAPACMEKHLCSAQYRADGTLVLGASSLTGRTWQGSVWIYSDPAQAPNEELCKAGVQTETGVTDVKWVSEKGVVVASDSGALELWELAEDERLLVNRFTKHEHDHIVTTVSPVTGQSSAVTGSMDCRIKVWDLSQETVVTTYNVHTQPVSCVACSPTDESLFISCSQDGRVLMWDRRKPNKPASRIDVESPICSPTTVAWHPHHRSTIAFGDELGRVTVKDFLGTDPARVENIHSRRVNGLAFSTHSASMLASTSDDCSLAVLNSELQEILRDRRHQDFVKAVCWLHGGSNTLTTVGWDHLVLHHTVDPAAGAPNSSS; translated from the exons ATGAAAAGTGCAGTAGATACTAGCATGATCAAGGAAAACCGATGGAATATACCCCCCAATGCTCCAGCATGCATGGAGAAGCATCTGTGCTCGGCGCAATACAGAGCCG ATGGCACTCTGGTGCTCGGTGCCTCCAGTCTCACTGGCAGGACCTGGCAGGGATCTGTGTGGATCTATAGTGACCCTGCGCAGGCCCCCAATGAGGAACTCTGCAAAGCTGGTGTGCAGACTGAGACTGGAGTCACAGATGTCAAATGGGTATCAGAAAAGGGTGTTGTTGTCGCGTCAGACTCGG GTGCCTTGGAGCTATGGGAACTGGCAGAGGACGAGCGCCTGCTGGTGAATCGTTTCACCAAACATGAGCATGACCACATTGTCACCACAGTGAGCCCAGTTACTGGACAAAGCAGTGCTGTCACCGGCAGCATGGACTGTCG AATTAAAGTCTGGGATCTTAGTCAGGAGACGGTTGTCACTACCTACAATG tgcacacacagccaGTCAGTTGTGTTGCCTGCAGTCCTACAGACGagtctctcttcatctcctgtAGTCAA GATGGTCGTGTGCTGATGTGGGACAGGAGGAAGCCAAACAAACCAGCCTCTAGAATTG ATGTAGAGTCCCCCATCTGCTCCCCTACCACTGTAGCTTGGCACCCCCACCACAGAAGCACCATTGCTTTTG GTGATGAGCTGGGCAGAGTGACTGTGAAGGATTTCCTGGGAACAGACCCGGCTCGGGTGGAGAACATCCACAGCCGCAGAGTTAACGGGCTAGCCTTCTCTACACATAG TGCCTCCATGCTAGCCTCCACAAGTGATGATTGTTCCCTCGCAGTTCTGAACTCTGAACTGCAAGAAAT ACTTAGAGATCGACGACACCAGGACTTTGTCAAAGCTGTGTGCTGGCTCCACGGTGGCTCCAACACTCTCACAACCGTAGGCTGGGATCACCTTGTACTTCACCACACGGTGGATCCGGCTGCTGGAGCTCCCAACTCCTCCTCTTAG
- the LOC122863069 gene encoding pollen-specific leucine-rich repeat extensin-like protein 1 isoform X2, which produces MKRGTLNFLGRKNQSLFGSNIEIKDMDNVDLVLGSSAIPESGTASVRARPTVNHHTSSSDSFQGFAVPTPKVPLLPPVSVPKINGSVDGDRLSNGSVISVPDLENGEIFVPPPPSMAPPPPPFIPPPPDFMGDLNSLDQATCQPPSMPAPSLTPSMEEENLTFLKPPPMAPPKPPSTCSSGSASSVPISSPPPAKVPDRPTFAPPQPPANRQHNTYKTPPPKPIRLSSIYTLDSPPQTPAPPPPIQTPTLSTFNPQNTAKLYNVPKTSILCGYEDRDPRPKQMLLLEDSGSVKSAPVLVQVDEKAPKVATPSKPVSKDVLELKENLQITQPSQSPLPEPNKEAKTGTVSAPPEIDKPLQISHRTSPQLQKVNSTWVDSEPSKDKFKGSPSQSHKFSPLLNRKLRNLKSNETNGAREGPTASPLALLMAAKEREKQRSTHSLSRENSAKKNEQPSASIHPSDSSPNSFTVTPKSSSSSSLTSEERIQESPQFVSLVEHTQTIQTPEKSSSPALVKDQMPSNSPALSKVAASPSATNLVEQKRDAEQSPSKSQSAQHEGNKEELSMPLLPPPPEFDDLDEFMGPPPSIPPPDPPMKKAPTPTVSFLPPAQVPPPPPKPKPPAPPKLPPPDIDVKPKLQVETKPKVAPSQLPSTLSSSQATLQSILQKKMLEMDHKMAPVKEAESSSDDWGTPLSDEDNKVPAVPRATPQTKKYPVINNKAATLNMQELESKLFRKYQETSSVKVPNSNGLQSKHQYGMTFTVRPGTKQPITLVSKGES; this is translated from the exons ATGAAGAGGGGAACGTTGAATTTTTTGGGTCGGAAGAACCAGTCTCTTTTCGGCTCCAATATCGAAATCAAGGACATGG ACAATGTGGACCTGGTGCTGGGGTCATCAGCGATCCCCGAGTCAGGAACTGCCAGTGTGCGGGCCAGACCCACCGTCAACCATCACACT TCCTCATCTGACAGTTTTCAAGGGTTTGCCGTCCCAACGCCCAAagtccccctcctcccccctgtCAGTGTTCCAAAGATCAACGGTTCAG TCGATGGAGATCGTTTGTCCAATGGATCTGTGATATCTGTGCCTGACCTCGAGAATGGAGAAATAtttgttcctcctcctccctctatgGCACCTCCACCCCCTCCTTTTATCCCTCCTCCACCAGACTTCATGGGTGACCTAAACAGTCTAGACCAGGCAACCTGTCAGCCTCCTTCCATGCCCGCTCCTTCACTGACACCCTCCATGGAGGAGGAAAACTTAACCTTCTTAAAACCGCCACCAATGGCTCCACCAAAGCCTCCATCTACTTGCTCTAGTGGCTCTGCATCATCCGTACCCATTTCTAGTCCACCACCTGCCAAAGTTCCTGATCGTCCAACATTTGCCCCACCACAGCCCCCTGCTAATAGGCAACACAATACTTATAAGACACCACCTCCAAAGCCCATTAGACTGTCCTCTATCTACACCCTCGACTCCCCACCACAGACTCCTGCCCCACCTCCCCCCATTCAGACACCCACACTGTCCACCTTCAATCCCCAAAACACAGCAAAGCTTTACAATGTTCCTAAGACCTCCATTCTCTGCGGGTATGAGGATCGTGACCCAAGACCCAAGCAGATGTTACTCCTGGAAGATTCTGGGTCTGTCAAATCTGCCCCAGTGCTTGTCCAGGTGGATGAGAAAGCCCCTAAAGTGGCTACACCATCTAAACCGGTTTCCAAAGATGTACTGGAGCTGAAGGAGAACTTACAAATTACCCAGCCCTCTCAATCACCCCTGCCTGAGCCAAACAAGGAGGCTAAAACAGGGACAGTTTCAGCACCACCAGAAATAGACAAACCTCTCCAGATTTCACATCGGACGTCGCCACAGCTTCAGAAAGTGAACAGTACTTGGGTGGATTCAGAGCCCAGCAAGGACAAATTTAAAGGATCTCCAAGTCAAAGTCACAAGTTCAGTCCATTATTAAATCGTAAACTACGCAACCTGAAGAGTAATGAAACCAACGGGGCACGAGAGGGACCTACAGCTTCCCCGCTGGCTCTTTTAATGGCGgctaaagaaagagagaaacagagatcGACTCACTCTCTGTCACGGGAAAACAGTGCCAAGAAGAACGAGCAGCCTAGTGCAAGCATTCACCCAAGTGACTCGAGTCCCAATTCCTTTACTGTCACCCCAAAGTCCAGCTCGTCCTCTTCTCTAACATCTGAAGAAAGAATACAGGAGAGTCCACAGTTTGTCAGTCTTGTGGAACATACGCAAACAATTCAGACTCCAGAAAAATCCAGCAGTCCTGCACTGGTCAAGGATCAGATGCCATCTAACAGTCCAGCTCTCAGTAAGGTGGCTGCATCCCCAAGTGCAACCAACCTGGTTGAGCAGAAACGAGATGCAGAGCAAAGCCCCTCAAAGTCTCAATCCGCACAGCATGAGGGTAATAAAGAGGAGTTAAGTATGCCATTACTCCCCCCACCGCCAGAGTTTGACGATTTAGATGAGTTTATGGGGCCccctccttccatccctccACCTGACCCTCCCATGAAAAAGGCACCAACACCAACTGTGAGCTTTCTCCCTCCAGCTCAagttccacctcctcctccaaaaCCTAAACCTCCAGCACCTCCAAAACTCCCACCTCCTGACATTGATGTCAAACCAAAGCTGCAAGTCGAGACAAAACCCAAGGTGGCACCTTCTCAGCTACCATCCACTCTTTCATCTAGTCAGGCCACACTTCAGAGCATCTTACAAAAGAAGATGTTGGAAATGGACCACAAAATGGCCCCAGTGAAGGAGGCAGAATCCAGTTCTGATGATTGGGGCACCCCCTTGTCTGATGAGGACAATAAGGTCCCTGCTGTCCCCAGAGCCACACCACAGACCAAGAAGTACCCTGTGATCAACAACAAAGCAGCAACCCTGAACATGCAAGAGCTGGAGAGTAAGCTTTTTAGAAAATATCAGGAGACCTCCTCAGTCAAAGTTCCCAATAG cAACGGACTGCAGTCAAAACATCAGTATGGTATGACCTTTACAGTTCGGCCTGGAACCAAACAGCCCATTACTCTTGTTAGTAAAGGGGAATCTTAA
- the LOC122863069 gene encoding pollen-specific leucine-rich repeat extensin-like protein 1 isoform X1: MKRGTLNFLGRKNQSLFGSNIEIKDMDNVDLVLGSSAIPESGTASVRARPTVNHHTVSFSSSSDSFQGFAVPTPKVPLLPPVSVPKINGSVDGDRLSNGSVISVPDLENGEIFVPPPPSMAPPPPPFIPPPPDFMGDLNSLDQATCQPPSMPAPSLTPSMEEENLTFLKPPPMAPPKPPSTCSSGSASSVPISSPPPAKVPDRPTFAPPQPPANRQHNTYKTPPPKPIRLSSIYTLDSPPQTPAPPPPIQTPTLSTFNPQNTAKLYNVPKTSILCGYEDRDPRPKQMLLLEDSGSVKSAPVLVQVDEKAPKVATPSKPVSKDVLELKENLQITQPSQSPLPEPNKEAKTGTVSAPPEIDKPLQISHRTSPQLQKVNSTWVDSEPSKDKFKGSPSQSHKFSPLLNRKLRNLKSNETNGAREGPTASPLALLMAAKEREKQRSTHSLSRENSAKKNEQPSASIHPSDSSPNSFTVTPKSSSSSSLTSEERIQESPQFVSLVEHTQTIQTPEKSSSPALVKDQMPSNSPALSKVAASPSATNLVEQKRDAEQSPSKSQSAQHEGNKEELSMPLLPPPPEFDDLDEFMGPPPSIPPPDPPMKKAPTPTVSFLPPAQVPPPPPKPKPPAPPKLPPPDIDVKPKLQVETKPKVAPSQLPSTLSSSQATLQSILQKKMLEMDHKMAPVKEAESSSDDWGTPLSDEDNKVPAVPRATPQTKKYPVINNKAATLNMQELESKLFRKYQETSSVKVPNSNGLQSKHQYGMTFTVRPGTKQPITLVSKGES; encoded by the exons ATGAAGAGGGGAACGTTGAATTTTTTGGGTCGGAAGAACCAGTCTCTTTTCGGCTCCAATATCGAAATCAAGGACATGG ACAATGTGGACCTGGTGCTGGGGTCATCAGCGATCCCCGAGTCAGGAACTGCCAGTGTGCGGGCCAGACCCACCGTCAACCATCACACTGTGAGTTTCTCT TCCTCATCTGACAGTTTTCAAGGGTTTGCCGTCCCAACGCCCAAagtccccctcctcccccctgtCAGTGTTCCAAAGATCAACGGTTCAG TCGATGGAGATCGTTTGTCCAATGGATCTGTGATATCTGTGCCTGACCTCGAGAATGGAGAAATAtttgttcctcctcctccctctatgGCACCTCCACCCCCTCCTTTTATCCCTCCTCCACCAGACTTCATGGGTGACCTAAACAGTCTAGACCAGGCAACCTGTCAGCCTCCTTCCATGCCCGCTCCTTCACTGACACCCTCCATGGAGGAGGAAAACTTAACCTTCTTAAAACCGCCACCAATGGCTCCACCAAAGCCTCCATCTACTTGCTCTAGTGGCTCTGCATCATCCGTACCCATTTCTAGTCCACCACCTGCCAAAGTTCCTGATCGTCCAACATTTGCCCCACCACAGCCCCCTGCTAATAGGCAACACAATACTTATAAGACACCACCTCCAAAGCCCATTAGACTGTCCTCTATCTACACCCTCGACTCCCCACCACAGACTCCTGCCCCACCTCCCCCCATTCAGACACCCACACTGTCCACCTTCAATCCCCAAAACACAGCAAAGCTTTACAATGTTCCTAAGACCTCCATTCTCTGCGGGTATGAGGATCGTGACCCAAGACCCAAGCAGATGTTACTCCTGGAAGATTCTGGGTCTGTCAAATCTGCCCCAGTGCTTGTCCAGGTGGATGAGAAAGCCCCTAAAGTGGCTACACCATCTAAACCGGTTTCCAAAGATGTACTGGAGCTGAAGGAGAACTTACAAATTACCCAGCCCTCTCAATCACCCCTGCCTGAGCCAAACAAGGAGGCTAAAACAGGGACAGTTTCAGCACCACCAGAAATAGACAAACCTCTCCAGATTTCACATCGGACGTCGCCACAGCTTCAGAAAGTGAACAGTACTTGGGTGGATTCAGAGCCCAGCAAGGACAAATTTAAAGGATCTCCAAGTCAAAGTCACAAGTTCAGTCCATTATTAAATCGTAAACTACGCAACCTGAAGAGTAATGAAACCAACGGGGCACGAGAGGGACCTACAGCTTCCCCGCTGGCTCTTTTAATGGCGgctaaagaaagagagaaacagagatcGACTCACTCTCTGTCACGGGAAAACAGTGCCAAGAAGAACGAGCAGCCTAGTGCAAGCATTCACCCAAGTGACTCGAGTCCCAATTCCTTTACTGTCACCCCAAAGTCCAGCTCGTCCTCTTCTCTAACATCTGAAGAAAGAATACAGGAGAGTCCACAGTTTGTCAGTCTTGTGGAACATACGCAAACAATTCAGACTCCAGAAAAATCCAGCAGTCCTGCACTGGTCAAGGATCAGATGCCATCTAACAGTCCAGCTCTCAGTAAGGTGGCTGCATCCCCAAGTGCAACCAACCTGGTTGAGCAGAAACGAGATGCAGAGCAAAGCCCCTCAAAGTCTCAATCCGCACAGCATGAGGGTAATAAAGAGGAGTTAAGTATGCCATTACTCCCCCCACCGCCAGAGTTTGACGATTTAGATGAGTTTATGGGGCCccctccttccatccctccACCTGACCCTCCCATGAAAAAGGCACCAACACCAACTGTGAGCTTTCTCCCTCCAGCTCAagttccacctcctcctccaaaaCCTAAACCTCCAGCACCTCCAAAACTCCCACCTCCTGACATTGATGTCAAACCAAAGCTGCAAGTCGAGACAAAACCCAAGGTGGCACCTTCTCAGCTACCATCCACTCTTTCATCTAGTCAGGCCACACTTCAGAGCATCTTACAAAAGAAGATGTTGGAAATGGACCACAAAATGGCCCCAGTGAAGGAGGCAGAATCCAGTTCTGATGATTGGGGCACCCCCTTGTCTGATGAGGACAATAAGGTCCCTGCTGTCCCCAGAGCCACACCACAGACCAAGAAGTACCCTGTGATCAACAACAAAGCAGCAACCCTGAACATGCAAGAGCTGGAGAGTAAGCTTTTTAGAAAATATCAGGAGACCTCCTCAGTCAAAGTTCCCAATAG cAACGGACTGCAGTCAAAACATCAGTATGGTATGACCTTTACAGTTCGGCCTGGAACCAAACAGCCCATTACTCTTGTTAGTAAAGGGGAATCTTAA